A segment of the Zingiber officinale cultivar Zhangliang chromosome 8B, Zo_v1.1, whole genome shotgun sequence genome:
GTCGTCATGAGCGCCGACATGATGGCTGCCGGCGACCAATTTGGGTGGAAAGACTTGACGTAGGCGGCGACGCCGGTTACGTGGGGACAAGCCATGGAAGTGCCCGAGATTATGTTGTACTTTACGACCCTTGTGTCGTTGATGATGCCTGACACTGGAGCAACCCGTGACCAGGCGGCCAAAATGTCAATTCCTGGAGCACTTATATCAGGCTGCATATGCAAACACAAACATTTCCAAATTGCTATACAATTAattaaatcccttaaaaatatatatatatgtcaaaatAATCGAACTGAATGATGAACTAATGACCTTGAGGATGTCAGGCGTGATGGTGTTTGGGCCTCTCGATGAGAACGAAGCAACCAGGGGAGCCTCAGAGTCAAAAACTTCTTCACTTTTGTGGATGTTAGCCACAGGATTTCTGGCCAAGATCATATATATGCATGGATTAATACTACTACCTACGATTTCTATTTACAAAATATTATAAACGGTGGCAATTAAAATAgctaaaagatatatatatataatataaacacTCACTTAGTGTTGTTTATGTAGTTCAAAAGGTTTAACCCATCCACGGAACTGACTGTAATGAATGGAACTGGGTATATGAAGGAAACGTCAAGTGAAGAGTCATCTATAAATATCAATCCTTTAATGCCTGTACTAAAAATTTCGTCATAGAAGTACTTGCAGAGAACAATCTTCCCTTTCACCATGTTTATATCTGGCAAAGCAGTGCAATCCCTAAAACAGCAATTGACAAGTTTGAGAATTATTGAATATATCATTCCGCATCTAGCTACGAAGAGAAGATATATAGCATTATCTTCATACCCTGGTAAAATAGTTGCATTTCCCTGCATGTAGATCAAGGGATGATCATCCCTATTTTTTGTCGCAAACGTGTTCACAGAAGCTCCCTGCATTTTCCcccaaaattaataataattcctTATTTTCATTCAACATGATAATGCATAAATAAGACTACGTATTAACACAAGTTTTTGCATTATCATTAAATTGACTAATTGATGACTCACCAAAGTGGACACATGATTTCCGGTGACCACCTTGTCAATGATGTGCCTATCGATGCTGCTCGCCGCCGCCACCAACGTCCACGGTGCCACGTTGCTGACCGTGCCACGGTATGGCCCTGCATTCCCTGCGGCTGTCGACGTCAAAATCCCGTTTGCCATGGCATGGAAGGCGCCAATCGCTATCGAGTCCTGGAAGTAATCCGCGGCAATGGCATAGGCGACAGACAAGGAGATGATGTCGACACCGTCGGAGATTGCATCGTCAAATGCCGCCAAGATGTCTTGATCGGTGCACCCGAACCACCAGCACACCTTGTACACCGCGAGCCTCGCTAACGACACTGCCCCCCTAGCCATGCCCTTGGCGAGGCCGTAGAGGCTGGCATGAGAGACTGTTCGACCGGCAGCGATGGAAGCTGTGTGAGTCCCGTGACCTTGAAAGTCGCGTGGCGATGGCTCGCTCAACATGTAATCGCCTAAGCTATTGTAATAGCGCGCCCCGAtgattttacttaattaataattcaatcaatcataaatatatattagtcacAGCTTTAAATCGACTCAAACAGTTATATATAACTTAAATAATCGTATTTTTTATGGACATACTTGTTGCATGTCATATTTACGCAAGCACCCTTCCATTTCCTCGGTGGAGGTCTCAATCCCTGACCGCTGAAGGATTTAGATTCCGGCCAGATTCCGGTATCAATCATTCCAATGATGATGTCATTTTCCAGTGTAGGATTCCTGTTTACTCTCTGCGAGAAGTTAAGGAAATCCCATGATCTCGTCGTGCGAACCTTCAGGGTTTTACTAGGAAACACTGAAACTATTCCCTCCATGTCTGCAGTATAATTAATTCGTGTTGAATTGTAATTAATTTATAACATATCTACAATTCAAACTATTCCCTCCAATGATAATTATACCTTCCAATTTTTCTGCCTCGTCTATAGAAAGTTTGGCAGCAAATCCACTAAAACTCCTCTGGTAACTATACACCAAAGACTCACTAGGCGAGCTGTATTATCAATTGTTTTAGTGTCAGAATTTGACAAAAtagataatatttatatatacatcAATTTATTACCAGTTCACAATAATTTCTTTAAGCAAATTAAGATGGAGTTCATAGGTTGGGTACTGAGATGAGTGTTGAGCTCCCATATACACAATATATATCTACAGAATGCCATTCATGTATGGTAATATTAATTGTAATAATACAGATTAAAGAACACTTTTTCAAAATGCAAATTTACAAACTTCGGAATCACCTTTCTTTCTTCATTTGAAGATGCTGACGAAAATAGAAGAATAAAGGATATGAAAAATGCAAGAGATACTAGATGTGATAGTAGAGAAGTCATTACTCTTCTTATCCTATGAGTTTTTGTAAATGTCTACTAAGATACATGGAATTTTATAATGGATGCCAACTAATGGAGAGTTTAGGATCAATGGACAACATGGATTATACACTGTCAGTTGTCGCGGTGTCATTGCTAGAATAGAAATGATTATTGGTAAAGTTTTAGtggctaaaataaattttacagaTAATTTACTcaacaaatataattttaaccaatgaaatatttaaaaatatcaataaaaataattttaattgataattaaaatttttcataatcaaaataatttttgactgatatttttaattttttatcctgAAAAGGAATTTTGCAGATATAAAAATTTAACTagtaattatattaaattgaattgataatCATATTAAACATTggctaataaaatattttaaaatatctgtaaaaaaattttgttcagtaaatataattatttattattataattatattaagaTAACTTTtaaatattaagattttttattcatgatttttttataaatatattaatgttTATTAATGAAACAAAAGATATGTACCTAGGAGGCCTAGAACACtactaactcttttttttttcaaattaatttctataataaaattttctcttatAAACATGGACGGATCTATTAAAGGGCTATCCTTAGATATGACCCAacccatttttttattattaaatatatatattagaatTAGGTGATGCAAGACATTACTACgagaaagaaacaaaaatatgATCGAGTACGAagtcaaagaaacaaaaataagacTGAATACCAATCTTTattgttttttgaaaaaatttttcaaaatcttttaattgacAGGTCAATTCTTGGAGTTGCGTAGATTTATCGTATCTCCATATAGTTTGGTAAGATCTATCTTGAACCTTATCAACTTGTATGATGATAGACAAGGATCcgtagattttattattattatttttaataatttcaatatttttaataatttatatttttttatatatttgtattATGAATCTATTTAGAAATTTTAGAATTATGAATCtataaaattttttcctttttgtttaaaatttcttttttttttctttacaaaaTAGAAATTTGAGTTcatatattaagattttttttccttccttaATTTTAGGGTCTgaattttgtataaacatttatttaattGTGGGAGGAATTAATCCTCTcttcttaataaaaaattcatttttaatgaCTTCTCTTTTTGTCTTTTCCTTGAACTCTTCTATCATCAGCCCGTAAAATAATAGAAATTCTACTCGACATCAAATGATAGAGTTTCTATTCATATACATCCAGATTTAATTTGGATAGAAAAGTTTAGAACATACTCAATTCATGGTTTTTTCCCTACTGAACTAGACTAATTACTCACAAGCAAGGACAATTTATATCGAAGAAAGTATCTTGTAGAACCTAAAATGGTTTTTTCTTTTGGTTGTTGGTATTGTGGTAAATATTGCATACACTAAATTAAAATCCTAATTCTGCACTGGTCTTATGAGAAATACTAATTGATATTATTCAACTTAGaggaaaaaaatatgaaaaatgaaGCTTTGCATCATAGAGAAGATTGTAATACACATAATACAACAGTAAACTTAAAAACCAATACAAATAACTTAGACAAAAAGACAAATATCAATGAATGACGTACAAAAGAGTTATGAGCAAGTATGTTTCCACTTCATAAGTTGAAATGATCTAAAGTCTAAATTAGCTGGAAGATATCATCAAAACTTGATAACCCAACAACTAAATCCGCCGTTGCAAATGTAAGAAAAGTTCTCCCATTGTAGATGGTAGCTATATATGTTTATAAATATTATACGGCAACAAGTATATGCTCTATCAACTGAGAAAGAAAATAGGTGTAGATCATCGTACCCATaactagaacagataatcactagAGAGAACTTCGAATATAATTGatgatattgatttttaaaaataaatatttatgttaaattattTTGGTACAATATTCTgacattctattttttttaaatgcatattaaattaatgtttaaaaCAAGTTAATTTATAATCTCAGTCATATGAGTTTTTATACTATTCGTATTTTTCAAGTTTACTTATTTGCAAATTCTCTTATTAAATTTGATATGCACAATTTTCATTTTGCAGTTATTACATCATTTGTCTTGTTTTTTTTCCTATTATATTCATATGTTAATTTAATGCTAGACTTTGTACTGATTTAGAATATGTGTAGAATACACGAATTATGTTTTTTGTCGCTTTCAGCAAATGCAATGTCACAATTTCCATTTAAAGATGATTTACGTGTACATGATGTCTAACTATCAAATTTAAGTGCAATGAGATAAATTTAAGTGTAAAgatgatttaagtttaggtaacTCAACTTAAGATAGATTCTTTTTGTTGCTTTTTCGGTGGAAAAGACTTGTTATTGAAGGTTGTATATGTTTTGGTGATTGAGGAAGGTTTTGTGATGATAATATATTGCGGAGTAAAATGTAATGAGATATATTAATATTTTGGATTGAAATATGAATATTATGTGATGATTTGGCAGTGCGATATATGTTGAATATAAATTAGTTTTGTGAAGTGAAATGTGAATATCGTGAATTGATTTAAGTTGGTATTGCACTTGATTTTGGAAATCCGATAAATGTACTGGTACAATATAATATAAGATCATTTTTTAACTGTTTCAAATTTAATATTAGGAGCAGTTTttaactgtaaaataccgaaaaaaggtgaataatgataagggaattttctgaaatttttagaaatttttctgaaatttttcggagctcgtatggacgagtttacggggatcaaaattgggccccgggaaagcctgtttgggctatcctgttttaacgaggaaatgtttatctttatatttccttttcttttatttcttcattttcattttttccccCGCCGAACCACCCTCGTGCCCGACACCTCGCCTCGCCTTCTTCCCCTCTCGCGCCGATTTGCCCTAACCGCAAGCGGGCAGTTTTCTTCTCCCTTGCGTGCACGCCCTCCTCTCCTCTGCTCGACGACGACGACGCCAGGCAACAGAGAGCGAGCATTGCGGCGCCCGCACTGCTTTACCTTCCTCGAagccctagcctctgccccgatttccttcttctttctctgcGCCTTCATCGCCACCGGTGAGCAGGGAGCAACGCAAGGtttcctcagccctagcgccggccaccgctTTGATTCGCTGAGCCTTAGCCATCTTCTCAGCCGCGTTTTCTCCACCCGACGGCGTTGCCACTCGCAGTGCCGCTAGCCTTCTCCACCCCCGTCGCCTGTGCCCTACCACCGTCACCGGCCACCAGGACCGAACCACCACAGATTGTTgccctctgtgccctagctttgGTTGGATACCACGGGCTCAGCCGTAACATTGACCTAGAGTTCTGACAGTGGGCTGATAGAAGAGCATTCCAGCCACTGTTGCTTGCTACCATCGCCGGAGAAGGTCAGGTAATGGTCTTGTTAACTACAACAATGATGTAGATTTTTGGTATGCTACTGTAAGGATTTTCAATTAGTGAGTTTTGGGAATTTGTTGTTCAATTGGCAGTGTACAGTGGTGTGAAGTTGCTGGATTCTGACCACCACAGTACTGAACGCTTGGTTGTTCCCTTGATATCCATCTTTGATCCGATTAGTGTAAGGGTTTCAACAAGTGAGTTTTTGTTTCATAGATCTggtatatatattaaattgggTAGGGTTAATgttatatgattagggttttaccctaaattagtctagaagattttatttagctattcattgagttgtagctaaatagaaatgtatatatattggtgaaacaggactttgacgcgagacgaacaTCTCGACGTTGaatttgactggattggatctgctatttgaggcgggtacctcttgattatcttttatgatattgtcaattggatatgcatagtattttatagctacaagcaatgatcatgtttgcctttggtatgtcactgtttgttacccgtagcatgttctgttgggcgtttgttatgtatccatgtttacgtttcgtgattattgccatgagtaccttagttcctagagtaagtgacataccatgatttattgagtttaggactagattctggatttttattatctgacatgtgtacctatatttttatatcatatctgatctgtgtacctagacccttttgcttgatccatgtatattgttggtatatattttatggaggtggatatgttcaggacctaggttgttataccctagaggacatgtataccctagatctgtggatttgacttactggtactagggtacacatttttctatatatatggatttggttcaggatattgttatgcttagtgtcatgcatcattcacatgattacatgctgtgcgattgtcagctccattattgttgaacacatcgccagttacatgtatctgcacacatgaccactcatgggttagtggtatattcaggcagggtgtgttgcagcaggtgctctgtcaagggctccgttggtccactcatgggttagtgtgacgcagcgttgtagcaggacagggatccctccccgtcattgtgtaccgggagatgaaagcattgagctcccccatttatgatttggggtaggaggataggtgtactccgacagcatcccgtccactcggtcactcatcaggagtagtgacggcagagtgcacggttgtcatagccctacccactcggtctcaccattgtgtgtgagatggctgattggcgtcaggggtgaccgtgtcattggcatcatacgcattgatgcatttattgcttgtgcttgctgcatttatttgctgcatttggttggatgcatatgtttgacatgcatacaagatttatgacactctcagtTTGACGACCCTtgtgttctggataggagttcctggtgagtacaacttccttagttaccttttagttttgtatttttcctatatatgattaggaagttgtattctatgtttattgctgttagatatatattactagacatgtctattggtattcgctaagttgttgaactcacccccgtggacactatcttttccaggtaccaggttatttatggagtcgcttggagtatcctgtctgctggtccccatgtcacatcagaagacatgtcttCGCTGTTGTCTATTTGTAttttggtatttgtgtatctagcttgtgttccggttttgtttctggactGTATTTCGTATTGTTGTGGTGTAATCCTAGCTGGCTAGCAGTCTTCACTTTTAgttttgtatgtgttgtctattgtATTTCCGCTATGTTTTGGTTTTAgtatagccgagtgggctgctacctataaactgcgtggttgtttagttattttattgttagtattccggccgtgttggccgaggtatatgtggccctgagggcattgtataaatgtttcagattgtcacccgtacaggggaggtgctgtcgaaatttcttcggacagagactaccctggggcgtgacattaacTGTTCCGAAAACCAATACTTACAAGTGTTTCAGGGCCAGTCTCAACCACTTCTACAACCAGCTGACTTCCGAACCTGTTAACAACTATTGCAATAGCAAACAACCGGAAGCGGGTACTGGCCGCTCTAAACGCTCAACTTTCTGCATCGGTTATTAACCGCTTCTATAAAATATATTCACAAGTGATAAATAACTGCTTCTAACATCGAAGTTTTTACATGGGTTAATGACAGCTTCTGTACAACACATTCATACGCAGTCAATCATCGCTTCTACAAGTCATCTTTCTATATCGTCACCTCTATTAAAAACACTCACAAGTAGTTAATAATCATCATTTCTAGAAGTATGCTGCAGTGGCGTagctaaaattttcaaccaagaagggtgttttttaaaaattttaaatattagtaTATATCAATTTTAACTATCCAAAAGCTTAAATTTTTGTTGCATCAGAAGTTACTAGGTTAGTTTTATCGCTTCGGTTGCCCTTAGCACCACCAACATTTACAACGATTGGAAAACTAATTCAACAGATTTAGCATAGGTCGATAAACATGGCTAAAGGCATTTTAAAatagcttttaaaacttttttttagtGTTCATATTTATAAAAACGTCATTTTCAAAACAGAACATAGAATTGTAATATAATTCTCAATCATACACAATAGTTTACATTGAAAAAATAGTATTGTAATATAATATTTTCTTATAGATTGTCATTGATCAATCAAAATGAGAAATCTGTCTAATCCGTGTAGACAACCATCACACTCCTCACTTGATGCTTCCCGTCCGACCAAATGACCGTCGCCGGCGCTGTCGAATTCCCTGGCAATGGCCCGCCTGAAACCGACACAGTGAACTGTCTCTTCTCCTTCAACTCCGAAAACTTCAACTTACTAGGATTCACTGTCACATTAAGTTTGTGATCAGCCCAGACCTCTGCCTTGTACCTGCAGCGTCGGGCGTCGCCGACGTTGGTCACTGTTCTCAAGAACTTCGCGGTGAAGGCTTTGCCGGACTGAACATGTAAGGCCATGGAAGGGTAATTGAGATCCCTCGTCGTTCCTTTGCTGCTGCCAGAGCAGGAACTGGCGTCGCCGGTGACCATCTTGATCATGGTTTCGTTGTAGGCCGAGTTACAGAGCATTTGCACGTAGTCACTGGCACCAGCGTCATAGACAAGACCTGGGTCGACGGCCTTCACCGGGTTCAGTTGCCCGACTCCATACTATAATTCGTCTTGGCGGGCCGAAGGATACATCGGTTTGGCTGTATAAAGCATGGACGACAAATTAAAATGAGAAATTTCGCTAGCTTCAAAAAACAAGGTTGAAGAACAAAGGTATATTATATAATGCTTAGTCATGAGACCTGTCGTCATGAGCGCCGACATGATGGCTGCCGGCGACCAATTTGGGTGGAAAGACTTGACGTAGGCGGCGACGCTGGTTACGTGGGGACAAGCCATGGAAGTGCCCGAGATTATGTTGTACTTTACGACCCTTGTGTCGTTGATGATGCCTGACACTGGTGCAACCCGTGACCAGGCGGCCAAAATGTCAATTCCTGGAGCACTTATATCAGGCTGCATATGCAAACACAAACATTTCCAAATTGCTATACAATTAattaaatcccttaaaaatatatatatatgtcaaaatAATCGAACTGAATGATGAACTAATGACCTTCAGGATGTCAGGGGTGATGGTGTTTGGGCCTCTCGATGAGAACGAAGCAACCAGGGGAGCCTCAGAGTCAAAAACTTCTTCACTTTTGTGGATGTTAGCCACAGGATTTCTGGCCAAGATCATATATATGCATGGATTAATACTACTACCTACGATTTCTATTTACAAAATATTATAAACGGTGGCAATTAAAATAgctaaaagatatatatatataatataaacacTCACTTAGTGTTGTTTATGTAGTTCAAAAGGTTTAACCCATCCACGGAACTGACTGTAATGAATGGAACTGGGTATATGAAGGAAACGTCAAGTGAAGAGTCATCTATAAATATCAATCCTTTAATGCCTGTACTAAAAATTTCGTCATAGAAGTACTTGCAGAGAACAATCTTCCCTTTCACCATGTTTATATCTGGCAAAGCAGTGCAATCCCTAAAACAGCAATTGACAAGTTTGAGAATTATTGAATATATCATTCCGCATCTAGCTACGAAGAGAAGATATATAGCATTATCTTCATACCCTGGTAAAATAGTTGCATTTCCCTGCATGTAGATCAAGGGATGATCATCCCTATTTTTTGTCGCAAACGTGTTCACAGAAGCTCCCTGCATTTTCCcccaaaattaataataattcctTATTTTCATTCAACATGATAACGCATAAATAAGACTACGTATTAACACAAGTTTTTGCATTATCATTAAATTGACTAATTGATGACTCACCAAAGTGGACACATGATTTCCGGTGACCACTTTGTCAATGATGTGCCTATCGATGCTGCTCGCCGCCGCCACCAACGTCCACGGTGCCACGTTGCTGACCGTGCCACGGTATGGCCCTGCATTCCCTGCGGCTGTCGACGTCAAAATCCCGTTTGCCATGGCATGGAAGGCGCCAATCGCTATCGAGTCCTGGAAGTAATCCGCGGCAATGGCATAGGCGACAGACAAGGAGATGATGTCGACACCGTCGGAGATTGCATCGTCAAATGCCGCCAAGATGTCTTGATCGGTGCACCCGAACCACCAGCACACCTTGTACACCGCGAGCCTCGCTGACGGCACTGCCCCCCTAGCCATGCCCTTGGCGAGGCCGTAGAGGCTGGCATGGGAGACTGTTCGACCGGCAGCGATGGAAGCTGTGTGAGTCCCGTGACCTTGAAAGTCGCGTGGCGATGGCTCGCTCAACATGTAATCGCCTAAGCTATTGTAATAGCGCGCCCCGAtgattttacttaattaataattcaatcaatcataaatatatattaatcacaGCTTTAAATCGACTCAAACAATTATATATAACTTAAATAATCGTATTTTATGGACATACTTGTTGCATGTCATATTTACGCAAGCACCCTTCCATTTCCTCGGTGGAGGTCTCAATCCCTGACCGCTGAAGGATTTAGATTCCGGCCAGATTCCGGTATCAATCATTCCAATGATGATGTCACTTTCCAGTGTAGGATTTGTTGGTGTATGGCAACGGAAACACGAAAAACTCTTAATATGATTGAAAAAGAGTCTGTTGACTCGTTTAGTAGCTATACTACTTCACGTACAGATTTTTCCCTTCTGCTTTCCTATTAGAAGAAAACAAGTACTTATAGAGCTAATACAAAGTAATTATTTAATTGTCTTATACTTCCAAAGTAGAAGACTACATTTTCCTAAGTTTGAATATTGAATTCAACTCTTCCCATGACTTGTCGTTCAAACTTCATGTTGGTCAAGATTCCAAATTAAATGCCTTTTAACACCCCTCCGTAATTTGTGATCTTGACTTGTCTCTTGAACTTTTCGAATTTTTCGGAGGTAACTGCCTTTGTTAAAAAATCTGCCGGTTGATTATTGGTGTTGATGAACTCCATTGAGATTTCTTTTTCATTAACTAGCTCTCGGATGAAGTGATGACGAAGCTCAATATGCTTCGACCTTGCATGAAAAACGGGATTTTTCGTCATAGCAATTGTTGACATATTGTCGCAGAAAATCGTCGTTGGCTCTTTTTGTTCAAACTTCAAATCCTTCAAAATTCGTCTCAGCCAAACCCCTTCGCATGCTGCATCGGTGGCCGCGATGTATTCGGCTTCGGCTAACGATAAAGCAACAGATTTTTGCTTTTTTGAACTCCACGAGATAACCTTAGTGCCGAGACAAAAAATATATCCGGAAGTACTTTTGCGATCATCAACGGATCCCGCCCAATCGCTATCGGTGTAACCAACGAGCTTGCAACAGTCTTCTTTTTTAAATTCGATACCATGATCTTTAGTACCTTTCAAGTATCTCAAGATCCGCTTTGCCGAAGATAAATGAATTTTACTAGGTTCATTCATAAACCTTGAGAGAAGACTTACCGCATGAGTGATGTCCGGCCTCGTGTTGATATAAAGCAATGATCCAACCAGCTTTCGATAAGTTGTGGGATCAATTTTTTCCGCATCATCGTTAACATGCAACTTCTCATTTAATGCCATCGGAGTCGAGATTGGCTTGCAATgactcatgttgaatttcttgagAAGATCTTCGATATACTTCTCTTGAGATAGAAAAATTCTTCCGGGGCTTTGCTTCACTTGAATTCCGAGAAAGTAACTTATCGAACCAAGGTCGGACATCGCGAATTTTTCCAT
Coding sequences within it:
- the LOC122015713 gene encoding subtilisin-like protease SBT4.3, translated to MKAQRKKKEIGAEARASRKVKQCGRRNARSLLPGVVVVEQRRGGRARKGEENCPLAIYIVYMGAQHSSQYPTYELHLNLLKEIIVNCSPSESLVYSYQRSFSGFAAKLSIDEAEKLEDMEGIVSVFPSKTLKVRTTRSWDFLNFSQRVNRNPTLENDIIIGMIDTGIWPESKSFSGQGLRPPPRKWKGACVNMTCNNKIIGARYYNSLGDYMLSEPSPRDFQGHGTHTASIAAGRTVSHASLYGLAKGMARGAVSLARLAVYKVCWWFGCTDQDILAAFDDAISDGVDIISLSVAYAIAADYFQDSIAIGAFHAMANGILTSTAAGNAGPYRGTVSNVAPWTLVAAASSIDRHIIDKVVTGNHVSTLGASVNTFATKNRDDHPLIYMQGNATILPGDCTALPDINMVKGKIVLCKYFYDEIFSTGIKGLIFIDDSSLDVSFIYPVPFITVSSVDGLNLLNYINNTKNPVANIHKSEEVFDSEAPLVASFSSRGPNTITPDILKPDISAPGIDILAAWSRVAPVSGIINDTRVVKYNIISGTSMACPHVTGVAAYVKSFHPNWSPAAIMSALMTTAKPMYPSARQDELSYGAGQLNPVKAVDPGLVYDAGASDYVQMLCNSAYNETMIKMVTGDASSCSGSSNGTVRDLNYPSMALHVQSGKAFAAKFLRTVTNVGGARRCKYKAEVWADHRLNVAVNPSKLKFSELKEKRQFSVSVSGGPLLGNSTAPATVIWSDGEHQVRSVMVVYTD